From a single Methanofollis sp. W23 genomic region:
- a CDS encoding nucleoside deaminase — translation MQDAFQEARASLAEGGIPIGAVLVEGGAVIGRGHNLRVQEDNPILHAEIACLQNAGRIRRYTDCVLYSTLMPCYLCAGAVVQFGIPEVVVGESANFAGAKEFLEEHGVEVVDLDLPECREMMRRFILEHPALWDEDIGARE, via the coding sequence ATGCAAGACGCGTTTCAGGAAGCAAGGGCCTCCCTTGCCGAGGGCGGGATCCCGATCGGAGCGGTGCTGGTGGAGGGCGGCGCGGTGATCGGCCGAGGCCATAACCTCAGGGTGCAGGAAGACAACCCCATCCTCCATGCCGAGATCGCCTGTCTCCAGAATGCCGGACGGATCAGACGCTACACAGACTGTGTCCTGTACTCTACCCTGATGCCCTGCTATCTCTGTGCCGGGGCAGTCGTTCAGTTCGGGATTCCAGAGGTCGTTGTCGGGGAGTCGGCAAACTTTGCCGGGGCAAAGGAGTTCCTGGAAGAACATGGGGTGGAGGTCGTCGACCTCGACCTGCCCGAGTGCCGGGAGATGATGCGCCGCTTTATTCTGGAGCACCCCGCACTCTGGGACGAAGATATCGGGGCGCGGGAGTGA
- a CDS encoding DUF5654 family protein: MSHLPAMSLYAEVLDKVAALVTAAFGLVAALAWNGAIQELFKEVFGTAESLTAQTIYAVVVTIVAVVVTILIARSAAKAKGETET; this comes from the coding sequence GTGAGTCATCTCCCGGCCATGTCCCTGTATGCAGAGGTACTGGATAAGGTCGCGGCACTGGTCACCGCGGCCTTTGGGCTGGTCGCCGCGCTGGCGTGGAACGGGGCGATCCAGGAACTCTTCAAGGAGGTTTTTGGGACGGCCGAGAGTCTGACGGCACAGACGATCTATGCCGTCGTCGTGACCATCGTGGCGGTGGTGGTCACCATCCTGATCGCACGCTCGGCGGCGAAGGCAAAAGGAGAGACTGAGACGTGA
- a CDS encoding small multi-drug export protein, which yields MLLTKEVSFHPNPLVDRAVKLALPFGLVTALLISLYLTTPHEDYLTLAGLLAAYVVPPAGKESVIPVGIGLGEPWWLLAMTIVIIDLSTSLFVALNLDLSLKIPFIGPWIGRAMEGGQSYIEAHPWIGRLSTIGLTIFVIVPFQGSGGMNATILGRIMGLAPMAVVGCVLTGSIISSFGIALGTTAVLSLFRESVYLGCGALIAVAALITGIILLWKRYAPAA from the coding sequence ATGCTGCTCACCAAAGAAGTCTCATTCCACCCAAACCCCCTGGTCGACCGGGCAGTCAAATTGGCCCTCCCCTTTGGACTTGTCACGGCCCTCCTCATCTCCCTCTACCTGACCACACCCCATGAGGACTACCTGACCCTCGCAGGCCTGCTCGCCGCCTATGTCGTCCCGCCGGCAGGGAAGGAGTCGGTGATCCCGGTCGGGATCGGGCTTGGCGAACCCTGGTGGCTCCTGGCGATGACCATCGTCATCATCGACCTCAGCACCTCGCTCTTCGTCGCCCTCAACCTCGACCTGTCCCTGAAGATCCCGTTCATCGGCCCCTGGATCGGGCGGGCGATGGAAGGGGGGCAGTCGTACATCGAGGCCCACCCATGGATCGGACGGCTCTCCACCATCGGGCTGACAATCTTCGTGATCGTCCCCTTTCAGGGTTCCGGCGGGATGAACGCCACCATCCTTGGACGGATCATGGGACTGGCCCCGATGGCAGTGGTCGGGTGCGTGCTGACCGGGAGCATCATCAGCAGTTTCGGGATCGCCCTCGGGACCACGGCGGTCCTCTCCCTCTTCAGGGAGAGTGTGTACCTGGGGTGCGGCGCTCTCATCGCCGTCGCCGCCCTGATCACCGGGATCATCCTCCTCTGGAAACGCTACGCCCCCGCGGCCTGA
- a CDS encoding small multi-drug export protein, which translates to MGEGGQRNIPIDLQGRAGRLILPLLLYPLYALALYVLFPDEATLYIGLMAAYIAPPVGREALIPMAVVLGQPWWLTALTCTYVDVVGCLIVALNFDLVLALPRVGPKLASVVRTGEALLERRPWLRGLSYAGIVLFTTLPMMGSGGIGGAVVGRLMGLDERGLICCVGLGAAIGATLLALGATFAVSLAGGGVIVGIALLLVFVTVGYLLRRVALLDKGPTPTYKER; encoded by the coding sequence ATGGGCGAAGGAGGACAGAGAAATATCCCCATAGACCTGCAGGGACGTGCCGGCAGACTCATCCTCCCCCTCCTCCTCTACCCCTTGTACGCCCTTGCCCTCTACGTCCTCTTCCCTGATGAGGCGACCCTCTATATCGGCCTGATGGCGGCCTATATCGCTCCGCCGGTCGGGCGGGAGGCACTCATCCCCATGGCCGTGGTCCTCGGCCAACCCTGGTGGCTCACCGCCCTCACCTGCACCTATGTGGACGTCGTCGGTTGCCTCATCGTCGCCCTCAACTTCGACCTCGTCCTCGCCCTCCCCAGAGTAGGGCCAAAACTGGCTTCTGTGGTCAGGACCGGAGAGGCCCTTCTCGAACGGCGACCATGGCTGAGAGGCCTCTCGTACGCGGGGATCGTCCTCTTCACCACCCTGCCGATGATGGGGTCTGGCGGGATCGGCGGGGCGGTGGTGGGCCGGCTCATGGGCCTGGACGAACGCGGGCTGATCTGCTGTGTCGGACTCGGGGCGGCGATCGGGGCGACCCTTCTTGCCCTTGGAGCCACATTTGCCGTCTCTCTTGCAGGCGGGGGAGTGATCGTGGGGATCGCCCTCCTCCTTGTTTTCGTCACCGTAGGCTACCTGCTCCGCCGCGTCGCGCTCCTTGATAAGGGGCCGACGCCAACCTACAAAGAAAGATGA
- a CDS encoding adenylyltransferase/cytidyltransferase family protein: MKRVVATGTFDLLHPGHLFYLEESKKLGDELWVIVARDVNVRHKPRPIIPQEQRLTMIKALKPVDHARLGVEGDIFDPIREIDPDVITLGFNQFFKEDDLRAALKERGLRAEVVRIGRYEGSLASSSQIVERTLAKRAPR, translated from the coding sequence GTGAAGCGGGTCGTCGCCACCGGTACCTTCGACCTCCTCCACCCTGGCCACCTCTTCTATCTGGAGGAGTCGAAGAAACTCGGCGACGAACTCTGGGTGATCGTGGCGCGGGACGTCAATGTCCGCCACAAACCGCGGCCGATCATCCCACAGGAGCAGCGGCTCACGATGATCAAAGCCCTCAAACCGGTCGACCACGCGCGCCTCGGGGTGGAGGGCGACATCTTCGACCCGATCAGGGAGATCGATCCTGATGTGATCACCCTCGGGTTCAACCAGTTCTTCAAGGAAGACGACCTGAGGGCGGCCCTGAAGGAGCGCGGGCTGCGTGCTGAGGTGGTGCGTATCGGACGCTACGAGGGGTCGCTTGCCAGTTCGTCCCAGATCGTCGAGCGGACGCTCGCCAAGCGTGCTCCCCGGTGA
- a CDS encoding Mov34/MPN/PAD-1 family protein produces MKIRGISADLLDLLLRLGMENHPNEFAAILKETDGVITELNLVPGTTSNEESASIFLDMLPLDTHTAGSAHSHPNGVLLPSDADLGFFPRTGRYHLIIGWPYGPDDWQCFTASGQSYDLEVIQ; encoded by the coding sequence ATGAAGATCAGGGGCATCTCTGCCGACCTCCTCGACCTCCTCCTCAGACTAGGGATGGAAAACCATCCAAACGAGTTTGCCGCAATACTCAAGGAGACCGACGGCGTCATCACCGAGCTCAATCTTGTGCCCGGGACGACGAGCAACGAGGAGAGCGCCAGCATCTTTCTGGACATGCTTCCCCTCGATACCCACACCGCGGGGAGCGCCCATTCCCACCCCAACGGTGTCCTCCTCCCTTCCGACGCTGACCTCGGGTTCTTTCCCAGGACCGGACGCTACCACCTCATCATCGGGTGGCCGTACGGCCCTGACGACTGGCAGTGTTTTACCGCCAGCGGTCAGTCCTACGACCTCGAGGTGATCCAGTGA
- a CDS encoding dihydropteroate synthase-like protein, which yields MRILLPTGEATAGTVRKAAAGFDAEVVVTGEIAAFLTPGQLREIIVAGEYDLVLVSGMSTASFAKVEEETGIPVYLGPRHAADLKTVLPRLGAVTLSRTVPADELFAAERREEAYRRIAAAEAAADADLLIRGLKIGGRSRMKVLAEIMDAHRHPDLRAAVEDFFARGADIVDLGFGFDATPAEVRRCFADLEGVEGPLAVDSQNPALIRAALPKADLVLSLHEGNIPDIGAEVAAAGAAAVVVPGETGLAATLAAARASGVEALIADPLLQPAGSGFVNSLQHFTEITCPLFFGAGNVAELIDADSVGVNALLAACAHEVGAAVVFTSEHSDKTRGSVAEMRQATGMMAALGEHPYPKDLGLDLLILKEKRRRREPAPEGEVVEVPPALDGFVPDPAGNIRIAVEDGMILAAQKGRIYRGRTAADLTAALLKDGCVTRLDHATYLGRELGRAEVALGLGRSYVQDGPF from the coding sequence ATGCGGATCCTGCTTCCTACAGGCGAGGCGACCGCCGGGACTGTCAGGAAGGCGGCCGCCGGATTTGACGCAGAGGTGGTAGTCACCGGCGAGATCGCCGCATTCCTCACTCCAGGCCAGTTGCGAGAGATCATCGTAGCGGGCGAGTACGACCTGGTCCTGGTCTCCGGGATGTCGACGGCATCCTTTGCGAAGGTCGAGGAGGAGACCGGCATCCCGGTCTACCTGGGGCCGCGCCATGCAGCCGACCTGAAAACCGTTCTCCCGCGTCTTGGGGCGGTGACGCTCTCCAGGACCGTCCCGGCCGACGAACTCTTCGCGGCCGAACGGCGAGAAGAGGCATACCGACGGATCGCCGCGGCAGAGGCGGCGGCCGATGCCGATCTCCTGATCAGGGGACTCAAGATCGGCGGGAGATCGCGGATGAAGGTGCTCGCCGAGATCATGGACGCCCACCGTCACCCTGACCTCCGCGCGGCAGTGGAGGACTTCTTCGCGCGGGGGGCCGATATCGTGGATCTCGGGTTTGGGTTCGATGCCACGCCTGCAGAGGTACGCCGGTGTTTCGCAGACCTGGAAGGGGTCGAGGGCCCCCTTGCCGTCGACTCTCAGAACCCCGCCCTGATCAGGGCGGCGCTTCCCAAGGCAGACCTGGTCCTCTCCCTCCATGAAGGAAATATCCCTGACATTGGTGCCGAGGTGGCCGCCGCAGGGGCGGCCGCCGTCGTCGTCCCCGGCGAGACCGGGCTTGCGGCCACCCTCGCGGCGGCACGGGCGTCCGGGGTCGAGGCCCTCATCGCCGACCCCCTCCTTCAGCCTGCAGGCTCGGGGTTTGTGAACTCGCTCCAGCACTTCACAGAGATCACATGTCCCCTCTTCTTTGGCGCAGGCAATGTCGCCGAACTCATCGACGCCGACTCGGTCGGGGTCAATGCCCTCCTGGCCGCGTGCGCCCACGAGGTCGGGGCGGCGGTGGTCTTCACCAGCGAACACTCTGACAAGACGAGAGGCTCGGTGGCCGAGATGCGCCAGGCGACCGGGATGATGGCCGCCCTCGGCGAGCACCCCTACCCCAAGGACCTCGGTCTCGACCTCCTCATCCTCAAGGAGAAACGCCGCCGGAGGGAACCGGCGCCAGAAGGAGAGGTCGTCGAGGTGCCACCTGCCCTGGACGGGTTCGTCCCCGACCCTGCCGGCAACATCAGGATCGCCGTCGAAGACGGGATGATCCTTGCCGCCCAGAAGGGCCGGATCTACCGCGGCCGCACCGCCGCCGACCTCACCGCCGCCCTCCTCAAAGACGGGTGCGTCACCCGCCTCGACCATGCCACCTATCTGGGGCGGGAACTGGGGCGGGCCGAGGTTGCCCTGGGCCTTGGCAGGAGTTATGTCCAGGACGGACCGTTCTGA
- a CDS encoding PHP domain-containing protein produces the protein MLRCDLHVHSRYSRDGESSIEEILRRAEVVGLDAVAITDHDTVEGALVARSYDTPIIVIPGTEISTKQGHLLALGVTEAFPIGMDFFEAVHRARAVGAVLILPHPYHMWRHGVGQKLKAGPSLVDAIEVFNSRYIMGTANRKAALVARSLGKPCVGGSDAHQARFVGYGYTLVDAEPNVASILEAIRAGRTTAGGRMTPLKSYTRQSLKSSWKKIKGRIPR, from the coding sequence ATGCTGAGATGTGACCTGCACGTCCACTCACGTTATTCGCGCGACGGGGAGAGCAGTATCGAGGAGATCCTCAGACGGGCCGAGGTCGTCGGACTTGACGCCGTGGCGATCACCGACCATGACACAGTCGAGGGCGCACTCGTGGCGCGCTCGTACGACACTCCGATCATCGTCATCCCGGGGACAGAGATCTCGACGAAACAAGGGCACCTCCTGGCCCTTGGGGTCACCGAGGCCTTCCCGATAGGCATGGACTTTTTCGAAGCCGTGCACCGTGCCCGTGCGGTGGGGGCCGTCCTCATCCTCCCGCACCCCTACCATATGTGGCGCCATGGCGTCGGGCAGAAACTGAAGGCCGGGCCGTCCCTCGTGGACGCCATCGAGGTCTTCAACAGCCGCTACATCATGGGCACCGCAAACAGGAAGGCGGCCCTGGTCGCCAGGTCCCTGGGCAAACCCTGCGTGGGGGGAAGCGACGCCCACCAGGCACGTTTTGTCGGCTACGGCTACACGCTCGTCGACGCCGAGCCCAATGTGGCTTCTATCCTCGAGGCGATCCGGGCCGGGCGGACCACGGCGGGAGGGCGGATGACTCCTCTCAAGTCGTACACCCGGCAGTCCCTGAAGAGTTCATGGAAGAAGATCAAGGGCAGGATACCGAGATGA
- the truA gene encoding tRNA pseudouridine(38-40) synthase TruA, translated as MEEDQGQDTEMRLAFRIGYWGDGFYGSQVQAEVRTVEGEVVAVCRKLGLFDDPREARFAFAGRTDRGVHAAGQVCAFTTDVPERAVAALPYELPADIWVTGWAEVPDRFSPRKEAAARTYRYFFEEHPGDAALMDEAAQFFLGEHDFSLLSRRSERSPVRRVHAARVYEEGGFCVFEVSAAGFLWNMVRCMASALAAVGRREKEPEWVRTLLRGEGERRVAAAPPGGLILTDIAYDFEFTPLAPSPKAEGALFRREKDFRVKVRVNEALRSFFSQ; from the coding sequence ATGGAAGAAGATCAAGGGCAGGATACCGAGATGAGACTCGCCTTCAGGATCGGATATTGGGGCGACGGGTTTTATGGTTCGCAGGTCCAGGCCGAGGTCAGGACCGTCGAGGGCGAGGTGGTCGCGGTCTGCAGGAAACTCGGGCTCTTCGACGATCCACGGGAGGCGCGCTTCGCCTTTGCCGGCAGAACCGACCGCGGCGTCCATGCCGCCGGCCAGGTCTGTGCCTTCACGACCGATGTCCCTGAACGGGCGGTCGCCGCCCTGCCATATGAACTCCCTGCAGACATCTGGGTCACCGGGTGGGCAGAGGTTCCTGACCGGTTCAGCCCGAGGAAAGAGGCGGCCGCCCGGACATATCGGTATTTTTTTGAAGAACACCCTGGCGACGCCGCCCTGATGGACGAGGCGGCGCAGTTTTTTCTTGGCGAACACGACTTTTCACTCCTCTCAAGACGGAGCGAGAGAAGTCCGGTGCGCCGGGTGCATGCCGCCAGGGTCTATGAAGAGGGGGGGTTCTGCGTCTTCGAGGTGAGCGCCGCGGGCTTTCTCTGGAATATGGTCAGGTGCATGGCCTCGGCCCTCGCCGCGGTCGGGAGGAGGGAGAAGGAACCCGAATGGGTCAGGACCCTGCTCAGGGGAGAGGGCGAGCGGCGTGTTGCCGCCGCCCCGCCAGGCGGCCTGATCCTCACCGACATCGCGTATGATTTCGAGTTCACCCCCCTTGCCCCCTCACCAAAGGCAGAGGGTGCCCTGTTCAGGAGAGAGAAGGACTTTCGAGTGAAAGTACGGGTGAATGAGGCTCTACGATCTTTTTTCTCGCAGTAG
- a CDS encoding thiamine pyrophosphate-dependent enzyme: MSEIPKEEYLTTCTAACAGCSSSLSLRYVLKAAGPDTVLVVPACCTSVIQGMYPNTSFNVPVYNIAFAAAAACASGMSKAFRSAGKKTNVIVYAGDGGTVDIGIQALSGAFERGTDFLYICYDNEAYGNTGMQRSGATPLGAVTTTTPAGKTETKKDLDRIVAAHNPPYMATACSAYPLDLYKKVKKALSIEGPKFIHILAPCPPGWRYNSDKTIEVGKLAVKTGSWVLYEREYGKLTVSGPSRTALKKPHPIEEYIRAQGRFKKATPEIIAELQQSIEKNLARIKKEEEGIC; the protein is encoded by the coding sequence ATTTCTGAGATTCCAAAGGAGGAATACCTCACGACCTGCACCGCGGCCTGTGCCGGGTGCAGTTCGTCGCTGTCCCTCCGCTATGTCTTGAAGGCGGCTGGGCCCGACACGGTCCTGGTCGTCCCGGCATGTTGCACCAGCGTCATCCAGGGGATGTATCCGAACACCTCCTTCAATGTACCGGTGTATAACATCGCCTTTGCAGCGGCTGCAGCCTGCGCCTCGGGTATGAGCAAGGCGTTCAGGAGTGCAGGGAAGAAGACCAATGTCATCGTCTATGCCGGGGATGGCGGGACGGTCGATATCGGGATTCAGGCGCTTTCCGGCGCGTTCGAGCGCGGCACCGATTTCCTGTACATCTGCTATGACAATGAGGCCTATGGGAACACCGGGATGCAGCGTTCTGGTGCGACGCCGCTCGGCGCCGTGACCACCACCACTCCGGCCGGGAAGACCGAGACCAAGAAAGACCTCGACCGGATTGTGGCCGCCCACAATCCTCCGTACATGGCGACCGCCTGCAGCGCCTACCCCCTTGACCTGTACAAGAAGGTCAAGAAGGCGCTTTCCATTGAGGGGCCGAAGTTCATCCATATCCTTGCGCCCTGCCCGCCAGGGTGGCGGTACAACTCCGACAAGACGATCGAGGTCGGGAAACTCGCGGTGAAGACCGGGTCGTGGGTGCTGTACGAGCGTGAGTACGGGAAACTTACGGTCTCTGGGCCGTCCAGAACAGCGCTGAAAAAGCCGCACCCGATCGAGGAATATATCCGTGCCCAGGGCAGGTTCAAAAAGGCCACCCCTGAGATCATCGCTGAACTTCAGCAGAGCATTGAGAAGAATCTTGCACGGATCAAGAAGGAGGAAGAAGGCATATGTTGA
- a CDS encoding transketolase C-terminal domain-containing protein, producing the protein MLMISTGNKAIAAAVRQAAPSVVAAYPITPQTEIIEQIAAYVAAGEVETEYIPVESEHSAMAACIGASATGVRTFTATSSHGLLYMHEMLHWAAGARLPIVMANVNRAVGPGWNTWAEHTDAFSQRDTGWLQVFVGTVQEAYDATLMAFRIAEDERVLLPVMVNLDGFTLSHIMQSLETVDLGDFIPPNRLPYAIDVENPMGYGPMTGPDDYFRFRWDIERSMRDAHEVIRETEEEFARRFGRKYGPAEEYRCEDAEVVVVSMGTLGKEAEVAVDILRKEGIKAGSMRLRWFRPFPDIDLRGREVVVIDRDYSFGFGGVVAASLKAKTGTECYNVIAGLGGQEVTYDDIAEFVRTRRIGEEMWFGVSE; encoded by the coding sequence ATGTTGATGATCTCCACCGGCAACAAGGCCATCGCCGCCGCGGTCAGGCAGGCCGCTCCGTCGGTCGTCGCCGCCTATCCAATCACCCCGCAGACCGAGATCATCGAGCAGATCGCCGCCTATGTCGCCGCAGGCGAGGTCGAGACCGAGTACATCCCGGTCGAGAGCGAGCACTCGGCGATGGCGGCATGCATCGGGGCCTCGGCCACGGGCGTGCGGACCTTTACGGCGACGAGTTCGCACGGGTTGCTGTACATGCACGAGATGCTCCACTGGGCGGCGGGGGCACGTCTCCCGATCGTGATGGCGAACGTGAACCGCGCCGTGGGGCCGGGATGGAACACCTGGGCCGAGCACACCGACGCCTTCTCCCAGCGCGACACCGGGTGGCTCCAGGTCTTCGTGGGGACGGTCCAGGAGGCCTACGACGCCACGCTCATGGCCTTCAGGATCGCAGAGGACGAGCGGGTGCTCCTGCCGGTGATGGTCAATCTCGACGGCTTCACCCTCTCGCATATTATGCAGTCCCTGGAGACCGTTGACCTCGGAGACTTCATCCCACCGAACAGACTCCCGTACGCCATCGACGTCGAGAACCCGATGGGGTATGGCCCGATGACCGGGCCTGACGATTATTTCAGGTTCAGGTGGGACATCGAGCGCTCGATGCGGGACGCTCACGAGGTGATCCGCGAGACCGAGGAGGAGTTTGCCCGCCGGTTCGGCAGGAAGTACGGGCCGGCCGAGGAGTATCGGTGCGAGGACGCCGAGGTCGTCGTCGTCTCGATGGGCACCCTCGGCAAGGAGGCCGAGGTGGCCGTCGACATCCTCCGCAAGGAGGGGATCAAGGCCGGGTCGATGCGTCTACGCTGGTTCAGGCCTTTCCCTGACATCGACTTGAGAGGTCGGGAGGTCGTGGTCATCGACCGCGATTACTCGTTCGGTTTCGGCGGGGTCGTGGCGGCCTCGCTCAAGGCGAAGACCGGGACCGAGTGCTACAACGTGATCGCCGGCCTCGGCGGCCAGGAGGTCACGTACGACGACATCGCCGAGTTTGTGCGGACCCGTCGGATTGGTGAAGAGATGTGGTTCGGGGTGAGCGAGTAA
- a CDS encoding 2-oxoacid:acceptor oxidoreductase family protein, with protein sequence MYEIRIHSRGGQGGVTAARLLALAAFRDGKHATACPFYGAERRGAPVVSFVRIDDDPIKIYSQIHSPDMVVVLDASVMETVDVLQGLKDGGTVVVNSEHPREFPGFTSYHVDLTGIALAQDLAIAGTPIVNTPFLGAAAKLGIVSFESVTQAIQEMFADERNVKVAEAAYKELVI encoded by the coding sequence ATGTACGAGATCCGTATCCACTCCCGAGGCGGACAGGGCGGGGTGACGGCGGCCCGTCTCCTTGCCCTCGCGGCGTTCAGGGATGGGAAACACGCGACCGCATGCCCCTTCTACGGCGCTGAACGTCGGGGCGCACCGGTCGTCTCCTTCGTGCGGATCGACGACGATCCGATCAAGATCTACTCGCAGATCCACAGTCCCGACATGGTGGTCGTCCTGGACGCCTCGGTCATGGAGACGGTGGACGTCCTCCAGGGGCTTAAAGATGGCGGGACGGTCGTGGTCAACAGCGAGCACCCCCGGGAATTCCCGGGCTTCACCTCCTATCATGTCGACCTGACCGGGATCGCCCTGGCCCAGGACCTCGCCATCGCGGGGACGCCGATCGTCAACACCCCCTTCCTGGGTGCGGCGGCAAAACTCGGGATCGTCTCCTTCGAGTCGGTCACGCAGGCGATCCAGGAAATGTTCGCAGACGAACGGAACGTGAAGGTGGCCGAGGCCGCCTACAAGGAGCTGGTCATATGA
- a CDS encoding 4Fe-4S binding protein: MRERLALSRPKKGACGLTGSWRVFRPVVDREKCNQCGICEIHCPDAVIDEELNIDLDFCKGCGICADVCPKKAITMVREER, from the coding sequence ATGAGAGAACGGCTTGCACTGAGCAGACCAAAGAAGGGCGCATGCGGACTCACCGGGTCGTGGCGGGTCTTCCGTCCGGTCGTGGACAGGGAGAAGTGCAACCAGTGCGGGATCTGCGAGATCCACTGTCCCGACGCGGTCATCGACGAGGAACTGAACATCGACCTGGACTTCTGCAAGGGTTGCGGGATTTGTGCGGACGTCTGCCCGAAGAAGGCCATCACGATGGTCAGGGAAGAGAGGTAA
- a CDS encoding DUF362 domain-containing protein: MNRANTTGHEVALVHCRRYDEEEVYQSVRRAVDLVGGIGRYIKPGSRVLLKPNLLMGAGPERAVTTHPAVVCAVARLLSAYGCEVVIADSPGAGTRYTRRNLEHAYEKAGFTAATVYPGVRLSTDTSSQEVSCPDGEVMKRFSVIDEALNADAIVVVSKAKTHLFTTYSGAVKNLFGVVPGLEKPVFHARFRQPERFAEMLLDLNTCVVPLLHVMDAVVGMEGDGPMSGSPRPIGAVLAAADPTALDIVTARLMGMDPATLPTVRAAVGRGWVSTGLHEVEVIGDDEAGVTVPDFRHPSTHPAAPTVSFLNRQVLRFMQGRGTSTRPLPAPDPGRCTGCGRCVLTCPVNAIALERGTAMVDEGRCIRCYCCHEMCEEGAIDLKQGLISRFVSRFLP; encoded by the coding sequence ATGAACCGGGCAAACACAACCGGACACGAGGTCGCCCTCGTCCACTGCCGCCGGTACGATGAGGAAGAGGTCTACCAGTCGGTCAGGAGGGCCGTCGACCTGGTCGGCGGGATCGGGAGATATATCAAACCAGGAAGCCGGGTGCTCCTCAAGCCCAATCTCCTGATGGGGGCCGGGCCTGAGCGGGCGGTCACCACCCACCCGGCGGTGGTCTGCGCCGTCGCCCGCCTCCTCTCGGCCTATGGATGTGAGGTGGTCATCGCCGATTCTCCGGGAGCCGGGACGCGGTATACCAGGCGCAACCTGGAGCATGCCTATGAAAAGGCTGGGTTCACCGCGGCCACGGTATATCCTGGAGTGAGGCTGAGCACCGACACCTCGTCTCAGGAGGTCTCGTGCCCTGACGGAGAGGTGATGAAACGCTTCTCGGTCATCGACGAGGCGCTCAATGCCGACGCCATCGTCGTCGTCTCCAAGGCGAAGACCCACCTCTTCACCACCTACTCAGGGGCGGTGAAGAACCTCTTCGGGGTCGTCCCTGGGCTTGAGAAACCGGTCTTTCATGCACGGTTCAGGCAGCCCGAACGTTTTGCCGAGATGCTCCTCGACCTCAACACCTGTGTCGTCCCTCTCCTCCATGTGATGGACGCCGTCGTCGGGATGGAGGGCGACGGCCCGATGTCGGGATCGCCACGACCGATCGGGGCCGTTCTTGCGGCCGCCGACCCCACAGCCCTCGACATTGTCACAGCGCGGCTGATGGGGATGGACCCGGCCACGCTCCCAACGGTCAGGGCGGCGGTCGGTCGCGGATGGGTGAGCACAGGTCTTCATGAGGTCGAGGTGATCGGCGACGACGAGGCGGGGGTGACGGTCCCTGATTTCAGGCACCCTTCCACTCACCCGGCCGCTCCTACCGTCTCCTTTCTCAACAGGCAGGTGCTCAGGTTTATGCAGGGGCGCGGGACATCTACCAGGCCCCTGCCTGCTCCTGACCCTGGACGCTGCACCGGGTGCGGGCGGTGTGTCCTCACCTGCCCGGTGAATGCCATCGCCCTTGAGAGGGGGACGGCCATGGTCGATGAGGGGAGATGCATCCGTTGCTATTGCTGCCATGAGATGTGCGAGGAAGGGGCGATCGACCTGAAACAGGGGTTGATATCAAGGTTTGTCTCAAGGTTCCTGCCATGA